The following coding sequences lie in one Flagellimonas eckloniae genomic window:
- a CDS encoding DUF1624 domain-containing protein has protein sequence MQTDRRKRIKSIDMLRGLVMIIMALDHVRDYFHYDAFFFDPTDLTKTNVALFWTRFVTHFCAPVFVFLAGTSAFFVGQRRDKKSLSIWLLKRGLWLLIAELTIIKLAWMFQLDYTTTLLQVIWVLGMSMIFLAGFIYFPKKLMIVLAIIVVCGHNLLDSIAPTTPISSGIWTFLHVFNIVDLGGFQVFVGYPLIPWIFVMPLGYYFGELYKPSVDSKFRIKRLFQLGLGLTLLFFVLRMINIYGDPYTWSQQESFGLTIASFFNITKYPPSLFYLLITLGPSIIFLALAERWQGKLTDRLVVIGRVPMFFYIVHIYVIHFFAVLAALATGFSFSDMTIDIWVTLQPELQGYGFNLWIVYLIWIILTIAMYPICSWYNDYKTAHREKWWLSYL, from the coding sequence ATGCAAACGGACCGAAGAAAACGCATCAAATCCATTGATATGTTGCGAGGACTTGTAATGATCATTATGGCACTCGATCATGTCCGTGATTACTTTCACTATGATGCTTTCTTTTTTGACCCAACCGATTTAACAAAAACAAATGTTGCCTTATTTTGGACTCGTTTTGTCACCCATTTTTGCGCGCCAGTTTTTGTTTTCTTAGCGGGAACCTCAGCCTTTTTTGTTGGCCAACGCAGGGATAAAAAATCATTGTCCATTTGGTTGTTAAAAAGAGGGCTATGGTTACTTATTGCGGAGCTAACCATAATAAAATTGGCATGGATGTTCCAATTGGATTATACTACCACATTATTACAGGTTATCTGGGTATTGGGTATGAGCATGATTTTTTTGGCTGGCTTCATCTATTTTCCAAAGAAATTAATGATTGTATTGGCAATTATTGTGGTATGCGGTCATAATCTCCTCGATTCAATAGCTCCAACCACGCCAATATCTTCAGGAATTTGGACTTTTTTACACGTTTTTAATATTGTTGATCTAGGAGGTTTTCAGGTTTTTGTGGGTTACCCTTTGATTCCTTGGATATTTGTAATGCCTCTTGGCTATTATTTTGGTGAATTATATAAACCTTCGGTTGATTCTAAATTCAGAATAAAACGATTGTTTCAATTAGGCTTGGGTCTAACACTTTTATTTTTTGTGCTCCGTATGATTAACATATACGGAGATCCATATACGTGGTCCCAACAAGAATCTTTTGGATTAACCATAGCCTCTTTTTTTAATATCACCAAATATCCTCCATCATTGTTTTATTTGCTGATAACCTTAGGACCCTCCATTATTTTCCTAGCACTGGCGGAACGTTGGCAGGGAAAGTTAACGGACAGGTTAGTTGTTATTGGCAGAGTACCCATGTTTTTTTACATAGTACACATCTATGTGATTCATTTTTTTGCGGTACTTGCCGCACTGGCAACAGGTTTTAGTTTTTCTGATATGACAATAGATATTTGGGTAACACTACAACCAGAACTCCAAGGATATGGATTTAATCTTTGGATTGTTTATCTTATTTGGATTATTTTGACAATTGCCATGTATCCCATTTGTAGTTGGTACAATGATTATAAGACCGCCCATAGAGAAAAATGGTGGTTGAGTTATTTATAA